One Apium graveolens cultivar Ventura unplaced genomic scaffold, ASM990537v1 ctg6595, whole genome shotgun sequence DNA window includes the following coding sequences:
- the LOC141703377 gene encoding uncharacterized protein LOC141703377 has product MAFDRSWIGRNRFNEAKYITEEYKAGVDRFIKFAIEHGEEEDNVLIRCPCQDCRNRYFKLPNTVKIDLYRHGIMQWYTIWDCHGEKDISQVEVGTSSRYRDDDMYDAHDDNDFEDCENSEEPNETAKSFYRMVNIAFEPIYPNNVNFTTLEFSMKLLEWKNKHNCSNNGFDDLLHLIGLVLPSDHKLPQKYYTMRKMIKGLHMQYEKIDACENDCMLFYKEHGDKTKCDICNGDRYQKQKDPKKQKIPRKILRYFPITMRLQRLFMAETTAKCMRWHHDRIAIGGELSHPSDGDEWKQFDRRFQKFSKEIRNVRLGLSTDGFDPFRDKHAKEYTVWPVVVVVYNLPPSMCTKAPYMFMPLLIPGPTDPTKDLHVYLRPLIDELKVLWNTGVETYDMFSRTNFIMKAVLLWTISDFPGLSMLSGWSTKGKLSCPVCMGEVQGKQLKYGGKISFYGTAQYFLDADDPLRRSTKFGSVERRSVCARHSGGVQR; this is encoded by the coding sequence ATGGCATTCGATCGTAGTTGGATTGGTCGTAATCGATTTAATGAGGCAAAATATATAACGGAAGAATATAAGGCTGGAGTGGATCGTTTCATTAAATTTGCTATAGAACATGGTGAAGAAGAAGATAATGTTCTTATAAGATGTCCGTGCCAAGATTGTCGAAATAGGTATTTTAAGTTGCCTAATACCGTGAAAATTGATTTGTATCGACATGGTATCATGCAATGGTATACTATATGGGATTGTCACGGGGAGAAAGATATATCACAAGTCGAGGTTGGAACGAGTTCTAGATACAGAGACGACGACATGTATGATGCACATGATGATAACGATTTTGAGGATTGCGAGAATTCTGAAGAACCAAACGAAACAGCAAAATCATTTTACAGGATGGTGAATATTGCTTttgaaccaatttatccaaacAATGTCAATTTTACAACATTGGAGTTCTCAATGAAGTTACTTGAGTGGAAAAATAAGCATAATTGTAGTAATAATGGCTTTGATGATTTGCTTCATCTTATTGGATTAGTATTGCCTAGTGATCATAAATTGCCCCAAAAGTACTACACCATGCGAAAGATGATTAAAGGATTGCATATGCAATATGAGAAGATTGATGCTTGCGAGAATGATTGCATGTTATTTTACAAGGAACATGGTGACAAGACAAAGTGTGATATATGCAATGGAGACAGATACCAGAAGCAGAAAGATCCTAAAAAACAGAAGATTCCACGAAAAATCTTGCGTTACTTTCCTATTACCATGAGATTGCAGCGTCTATTCATGGCCGAGACTACTGCAAAATGTATGAGATGGCACCATGATAGAATTGCAATTGGAGGTGAATTAAGTCACCCATCGGATGGAGATGAATGGAAACAATTTGATCGGAgatttcaaaaattttcaaaagaGATTCGAAATGTAAGACTCGGGCTCTCTACAGATGGATTTGACCCTTTTCGCGACAAGCACGCGAAGGAGTATACGGTATGGCCCGTGGTAGTTGTTGTGTACAACCTTCCTCCCTCTATGTGTACAAAGGCTCCATATATGTTCATGCCTCTTCTTATTCCTGGGCCGACAGATCCAACCAAAGACTTGCATGTTTATCTTAGGCCATTGATTGATGAATTGAAAGTGCTGTGGAATACTGGAGTTGAAACATATGACATGTTCTCACGTACAAATTTTATCATGAAGGCGGTACTTTTGTGGACTATTAGTGACTTCCCTGGACTTTCCATGCTTAGCGGATGGTCCACCAAAGGTAAGTTATCGTGTCCAGTTTGTATGGGAGAAGTACAAGGTAAACAACTCAAATATGGTGGGAAAATAAGTTTTTATGGCACTGCTCAATATTTTTTAGATGCAGATGATCCTCTAAGAAGGAGTACTAAATTTGGAAGTGTAGAGAGGCGATCAGTTTGTGCTCGACATTCAGGGGGCGTGCAAAGGTGA